In the Leptotrichia sp. oral taxon 847 genome, one interval contains:
- a CDS encoding potassium channel family protein — protein MAGYLVIGAGKFGRSVAKTLYSHNETVLVIDKNEELTQQIIDDGIVGEAVSFDVTEENSLKKVVSSDDFEVAFICIEGSLQTSALVTVMLKELGIKTIICKAITKIEGKILEKIGARKVVFPDESVGRELAFEFLKPDVTEHLKFSEKYRIFEFKAPKKIIGKSLVELDLRKKYEMNVIGIKRKGEELRISLSPDEKILENDMLLVVVNVEKMIQFNKEYLEN, from the coding sequence ATGGCAGGATATTTAGTTATAGGAGCGGGAAAATTTGGAAGAAGTGTTGCAAAGACACTATATAGTCACAACGAAACTGTGCTTGTAATTGATAAAAATGAAGAACTTACACAGCAGATAATAGATGACGGAATTGTTGGAGAAGCGGTTTCTTTTGATGTAACAGAAGAAAATTCTCTAAAAAAAGTGGTGAGCAGTGATGATTTTGAAGTAGCTTTTATTTGCATTGAAGGAAGTTTGCAAACAAGTGCATTAGTTACAGTTATGTTAAAGGAGCTAGGAATAAAGACAATTATTTGTAAAGCTATTACAAAAATTGAAGGAAAAATTTTAGAAAAAATAGGAGCAAGAAAAGTTGTATTTCCTGATGAAAGTGTTGGAAGAGAATTGGCTTTTGAATTTTTAAAACCAGATGTGACAGAGCATTTGAAATTTTCTGAAAAATATAGGATTTTTGAATTTAAAGCACCAAAAAAAATTATAGGAAAAAGTCTTGTCGAGTTAGATTTGAGAAAAAAATATGAAATGAACGTAATAGGGATAAAAAGAAAAGGTGAAGAACTTAGAATATCACTTTCTCCAGATGAAAAAATTTTAGAAAATGACATGCTTTTGGTTGTTGTAAATGTTGAAAAAATGATACAGTTTAATAAGGAGTATCTGGAAAATTAG
- a CDS encoding TrkH family potassium uptake protein, which translates to MFLKNKSFSPYMTILLSFMVVTILGGILLSLPISMRYGKSVKLIDGFFIATSAICVTGLSSIDIGSVYNIFGQMVILVLIQLGGLGVITFTSVIIIMISKKIGYYTKKIVQEDINIDTTFKIEEYVKKVILSVIVIEFIGTVILFFEFIKKFGFLKAVYYSFFHSVSAFCNAGFSLFSDNLYGFKNSFIINMTIPLLIFLGGIGFSTILNCYNVLRKKEKRLTSTTKLSIKISIFLVIIGMVAIFFLEYSNKSTIGNLSFGQKLEASFFQSVTTRTAGFNTISILGLKRSTSLLFVILMFIGASPGSTGGGIKTTTIGLIILGTLATLKNKDTIEYDKRSVSWRIYSKAITVLFISLIYTTICVFLLILFERNKNLLDLVFEVFSAFGTVGLSRNLTPSLADISKFILIVTMFVGRVGPLTIALALSKSNLKKGRYTYPQENILIG; encoded by the coding sequence ATGTTTTTAAAAAATAAATCTTTTTCGCCATATATGACAATATTGCTCTCATTTATGGTAGTTACAATTTTAGGTGGGATTTTGTTGTCTTTGCCAATTTCTATGAGGTATGGTAAAAGTGTGAAATTGATTGACGGATTTTTTATAGCAACTTCAGCTATTTGTGTGACAGGGCTTTCCAGTATTGATATAGGCAGTGTTTATAATATTTTTGGGCAAATGGTGATTTTAGTATTGATCCAGCTTGGAGGGCTTGGAGTTATAACATTCACCTCAGTTATAATCATTATGATTTCCAAAAAAATTGGGTATTACACGAAAAAAATCGTTCAGGAAGATATAAATATTGACACGACTTTTAAAATCGAAGAATATGTGAAAAAAGTTATTTTGTCTGTAATTGTCATTGAATTTATCGGAACTGTTATTTTATTTTTTGAATTTATAAAAAAATTTGGTTTTTTAAAAGCAGTTTATTATTCTTTCTTTCATTCTGTTTCGGCTTTCTGTAATGCGGGATTTTCACTATTTTCAGATAATTTATACGGATTTAAAAATAGTTTTATAATAAATATGACAATTCCGCTTCTGATATTTTTGGGTGGAATTGGATTTTCAACGATTTTAAATTGTTATAATGTTTTGCGGAAAAAAGAAAAAAGATTGACTTCAACAACTAAATTAAGTATTAAAATATCTATTTTCTTAGTAATAATAGGAATGGTTGCGATATTTTTTTTGGAATATTCCAATAAAAGTACAATTGGAAATTTATCTTTTGGACAAAAATTGGAAGCATCATTTTTTCAAAGTGTAACGACGAGAACAGCAGGATTTAATACCATTTCAATTTTGGGTCTAAAGAGGTCAACTTCACTATTATTTGTTATTCTTATGTTTATTGGAGCTTCCCCTGGATCAACTGGTGGCGGAATAAAGACTACAACGATTGGACTTATAATTTTAGGAACTTTAGCGACATTAAAAAATAAAGATACGATTGAATATGATAAAAGAAGCGTAAGCTGGAGGATCTACAGTAAAGCAATAACTGTATTATTCATTTCACTTATTTATACGACAATTTGTGTATTTTTATTGATTTTATTTGAAAGGAATAAGAATCTTTTGGATTTGGTTTTTGAAGTGTTTTCAGCGTTTGGAACGGTCGGACTTTCAAGAAATTTGACTCCAAGCCTTGCGGACATTTCAAAATTTATACTTATAGTTACGATGTTTGTTGGAAGAGTTGGTCCACTTACAATTGCTTTGGCATTATCGAAGTCAAATTTAAAAAAAGGACGTTACACTTATCCACAGGAAAATATTTTAATAGGATAA
- the ppc gene encoding phosphoenolpyruvate carboxylase, whose product MSLKNLPITPLLSVQLDEQQEALFANNELLANLLGETIFNYAGLHIYQTTENLTSASKNYYKTLKHEARENLSSFCSDLTDSEILRVIRSFSIAAALANIAEDVYQTHQQRRARISNKLQIGTLEKSLQNLKTKGISQEKILEAMEKVSVVPVLTAHPTQVQRKSILDITKKITDVLDQYENVKLRQLDEKEWIDKLNREIQIWWQTSMLRESKLRVTDEISNALSYYNITFFNEIPNLINKFQEISQKIGNSTQNSQSLIPLTMGMWIGGDRDGNPFVTVDTLEKSAQAQAITLFQHYFSEVEKIYRDLSMSITMTNVTEDLQTLADASGEVSPHRTKEPYRRAITTIRDRLIATAYNLCDKNIDLLPPKRKNGVDVPYKNSGEFTKDLVIVAESLIRNNSEFLTHGTLNNLICATEIFGFHLATIDLRQDSSIHEVCVAELLKSANILGDYLSLPEEARCEILLRELEYDPRILSDPTIPQSELLSSELAIFRKAKSLHERFGKKIIEKNLISHATSVSDMLEVAILLKEANLAKGNEGNEFCDLYIVPLFETVEDLEAAPDILRKWFSLPIVQKWMEKNGRKQEVMLGYSDSNKDGGYLSSSWSLYKAQKELTAVGHEFDVQISFFHGRGGTVGRGGGPSYEAILAQPEGSTDGTIRLTEQGEVIGAKYGNPDLGFKNLEALVSAALESSALTVEDAAWEEYEKIIEEISKLSYDSYRDLVYNTEGFSDFFFEVTPINFISGLNIGSRPSSRKKKQTLESLRAIPWVFSWSQARIMLPGWYGVGTAFTKWINGDEKKLEVLQKMYVEWPFFKSTISNVDMVLSKSDVSIFAEYVKLAKDQEVAQEILKEIVTEWELTIDVLKKITKNDVLLADNAELASSLRNRLAYFDSMNFLQIELIKRARKFESMDEIPKELRKAIHISINGLATGLRNSG is encoded by the coding sequence ATGAGTTTAAAAAATTTGCCAATAACTCCGCTTTTATCGGTACAGCTCGATGAACAGCAAGAGGCTTTGTTTGCAAATAATGAATTATTAGCTAACCTTTTGGGAGAAACTATATTCAATTACGCTGGACTGCATATTTATCAGACTACTGAAAATCTTACATCAGCCTCGAAAAATTACTATAAAACACTTAAACATGAAGCTAGGGAAAACTTATCTTCATTTTGCTCTGATTTAACTGATAGTGAGATTTTGCGTGTGATTAGAAGTTTTTCTATTGCAGCGGCACTGGCTAATATTGCAGAAGATGTATATCAAACGCACCAGCAAAGAAGAGCCCGTATTTCCAACAAATTACAAATCGGTACACTTGAAAAATCTCTGCAAAATCTAAAAACAAAAGGCATTTCTCAAGAAAAAATACTTGAAGCGATGGAAAAAGTGTCAGTTGTCCCTGTCCTAACGGCCCATCCGACACAAGTCCAAAGAAAGTCCATTTTGGATATCACAAAAAAAATAACTGATGTCTTAGATCAATATGAAAATGTAAAATTAAGACAACTTGATGAAAAAGAATGGATTGATAAATTAAACCGTGAAATTCAAATTTGGTGGCAAACTTCAATGCTAAGGGAATCTAAACTTCGTGTAACAGATGAAATCAGTAATGCTCTAAGTTATTACAACATCACATTTTTTAATGAAATTCCAAATTTAATAAATAAATTTCAAGAAATTTCACAAAAAATAGGAAATTCAACTCAAAATTCACAGTCTTTGATTCCGCTTACAATGGGAATGTGGATTGGTGGAGACAGGGATGGAAATCCTTTTGTAACAGTTGACACATTGGAAAAATCTGCTCAAGCTCAAGCAATTACATTATTTCAGCATTATTTTTCAGAAGTGGAAAAAATTTACAGAGATTTGTCAATGTCTATTACAATGACAAACGTAACAGAAGATTTACAAACTCTGGCAGACGCCTCTGGAGAAGTTTCTCCTCACCGTACAAAAGAGCCATATAGAAGAGCAATCACAACAATAAGAGATAGACTTATCGCAACCGCTTATAACTTGTGCGACAAAAACATTGATTTATTGCCACCAAAAAGAAAAAACGGAGTTGATGTGCCATACAAAAACTCTGGTGAATTTACAAAAGACTTAGTTATCGTTGCTGAATCACTTATTCGAAACAACAGTGAATTTTTAACTCACGGAACACTAAACAACTTAATTTGTGCAACTGAAATTTTTGGATTTCATCTTGCCACAATAGATTTAAGACAGGATTCAAGCATTCATGAAGTCTGTGTTGCAGAATTACTAAAAAGTGCGAATATTTTAGGAGATTATTTGAGTTTGCCAGAAGAAGCCAGATGTGAAATTCTACTTCGGGAACTGGAATACGATCCTAGAATTTTAAGCGATCCAACTATTCCACAAAGTGAACTGCTTTCTAGTGAACTTGCAATTTTTAGGAAAGCAAAATCACTCCACGAAAGATTTGGGAAAAAAATTATTGAAAAAAATCTTATCTCTCATGCCACAAGCGTGTCAGATATGCTTGAAGTAGCTATTTTATTAAAAGAAGCAAACCTTGCTAAAGGAAACGAAGGAAATGAATTTTGTGATTTATATATAGTTCCATTGTTTGAAACAGTTGAAGACTTGGAAGCCGCACCAGATATACTTAGAAAATGGTTTAGCCTTCCAATCGTTCAAAAATGGATGGAAAAAAATGGAAGAAAACAGGAAGTTATGCTGGGTTATTCCGATAGTAACAAAGATGGTGGATATTTGAGCTCCAGCTGGTCTTTATATAAAGCGCAAAAAGAACTTACAGCTGTAGGACATGAATTTGATGTACAAATTTCATTCTTCCATGGTCGTGGCGGAACTGTCGGTCGTGGTGGTGGACCAAGCTATGAAGCGATTTTAGCTCAGCCTGAAGGAAGTACAGATGGAACAATAAGACTTACAGAACAAGGAGAAGTAATAGGAGCAAAATACGGAAATCCAGACTTAGGATTTAAAAATTTGGAGGCGTTAGTTTCTGCAGCGCTTGAATCTAGTGCTTTGACAGTGGAAGATGCCGCTTGGGAAGAATACGAAAAAATTATTGAAGAAATTTCTAAATTGAGTTATGATTCTTACCGAGATTTAGTTTATAACACAGAAGGTTTTTCAGACTTTTTCTTTGAAGTAACTCCAATAAACTTTATTTCTGGTCTAAATATAGGTTCTAGACCATCATCAAGAAAGAAAAAACAGACACTTGAAAGTCTTCGTGCAATTCCTTGGGTATTCTCGTGGTCGCAAGCCAGAATTATGCTACCTGGTTGGTACGGCGTTGGAACAGCTTTTACCAAATGGATAAATGGTGATGAAAAAAAACTTGAAGTTTTACAAAAAATGTATGTTGAATGGCCATTTTTCAAATCTACAATTTCAAATGTGGATATGGTTTTATCAAAATCAGATGTATCAATCTTTGCAGAATACGTAAAACTTGCAAAAGATCAAGAAGTAGCTCAGGAAATTTTAAAAGAAATTGTAACAGAGTGGGAACTTACAATAGATGTTCTTAAAAAAATTACAAAAAACGATGTCTTATTAGCTGACAATGCAGAACTTGCAAGTAGTTTAAGAAACCGTTTGGCATATTTCGACTCAATGAACTTCTTACAGATTGAATTGATAAAAAGAGCAAGAAAATTTGAATCTATGGACGAAATTCCAAAAGAATTAAGAAAAGCGATTCACATTTCAATAAACGGACTGGCAACAGGACTTCGTAACAGTGGATAA
- a CDS encoding PolC-type DNA polymerase III, with the protein MDSSVKEEKYRKIKPSNGFLQKYNMKSFEIKFISLFALEKKSIVSIVINDYSAAIEEISRLKSLIRKKDKNTRIEVKFDVNDELILNDVKGFITFVIEYKKTEKNKYVMYLTNYEIEILEDIIYLEVSSLEAAKEMQKEKLFRNLGKRISKVLKKDLKIEIVGKNSQNNEGSNRQSKNVLVEEILPENIKKIETNEKSTFSSGENNFKKSEFRKNRTKIKNPVKIQISDLEDLEIENRAVEIEGKIFKVDVRETKNKTLMYDFLVTDYNDSIGCRIFLNPKDEAQVAILKVDDWVKVVGYYEEYNGEKYIRVQDLEAIESKDEKKEDNASKKRVELHAHTNMSEMSGVMSIKDYAKRAKEFGHSAIAVTDFGVVHSFPFAFKEADENFKIIYGVEAYVVDDEAQMITNPKDMGIEEETYVVFDIETTGFDPFNDKIIEIGAVKMKGKKIIGEFSEFVNPKIPIPEEIVKLTSITDEMVKDAPDIKTILPKFLEFCGDSTVVAHNAKFDVGFIKQKSSDQNLEFSPSVVDTLPLARALLTKEQRFGLANLTKYFGITLESHHRAIDDARATAEVFQKFFNMIITKGILTLKDINMNLQPNIQNAEILNTMILVKNQKGLRDLYELISKSHIDYFGMRKPRIPKTLLKQMRENLLLASSATGIYGNRGELINLYLRGETEEIEEKAKFYDYIEIHPPITYNELVEKNTSEIENLEVIKEMNKYFYDLGKRLGKIVVATGDVHYLDKREAINRNVLLLGSGNLRKTKFVDGSRYEFFDRELYFRTTEEMLEEFKYLGDEIANEIVVKNTNKIADMIDAGIRPVPEGFYPPKIKGAEELVRKMTYDKLEELYGNDVDQVLKERLEKELNSIIGNGFSVLYLIAQILVKKSVRKGYLVGSRGSVGSSIVAYLMGITEVNGLYPHYRCPKCKHTEFMNEEGDGVDYPDKNCPKCGTKYIKDGHAIPFEVFMGFNGEKVPDIDLNFSGEYQGKIHKYTEWLFNSDALKNIENVEDIEKIIDFEDFENPENSEYPENSENVFRAGTISTLAEKNAFGYVKKYLEESEGTENIKERKAEVTRLAMGCEGARKTTGQHPGGMIVVPKDKSIYDFCPVQRPANDMNSTFKTTHFDYHVMDEQLVKLDILGHDDPTTLRILQDLTGVDIYKIPLDDKRVMSLFSGTEALGVSPDDIGSPTGTSGIPEFGTSFVKKMLVDTRPKTFAELVRISGLSHGTDVWLNNAQDYVRSGVATLSQIITVRDDIMNKLIDDGLDKSLAFKIMEFVRKGRPTKDPDKWKEYSALMKEKGVEQWYIDSCEKIKYMFPKGHAVAYVMMAVRIAYFKVHYPVEFYTAFLNRKVGDFKMTAMFFEKKKSGTEEDSPSLKKIKNLRKKLESNPNLNAKQKQELFLYEILIEMNYRNIELAKPNVLTSDAKLFTITEDKKIQLPLIAVDGLGESVAEKIVSEREKDPFLSLEDLTKRTKLNKTVLKILEDYECVEGIQKENQGKLF; encoded by the coding sequence ATGGATAGTAGTGTTAAAGAAGAAAAATATCGTAAAATAAAGCCATCTAATGGATTTTTACAAAAATATAATATGAAAAGTTTTGAAATAAAATTTATAAGTCTATTTGCGCTTGAGAAAAAATCTATTGTCAGTATTGTCATAAATGATTACAGTGCTGCGATTGAAGAAATTTCAAGATTGAAAAGTTTAATTCGTAAAAAAGATAAAAATACAAGAATTGAAGTTAAATTTGATGTGAATGATGAACTTATTCTTAATGATGTAAAAGGATTTATTACTTTTGTTATTGAATACAAAAAAACAGAGAAAAATAAATATGTGATGTATTTGACAAATTATGAAATTGAAATTTTGGAAGACATAATTTATTTGGAAGTTTCTTCGTTGGAGGCTGCAAAGGAAATGCAGAAAGAAAAACTTTTTAGAAATTTAGGAAAGAGAATTTCTAAAGTGTTAAAAAAGGATCTTAAAATAGAAATTGTGGGGAAAAATTCTCAAAATAACGAAGGTAGCAATAGACAAAGCAAAAATGTTCTTGTCGAAGAAATTTTACCTGAAAATATAAAAAAAATTGAGACAAATGAAAAATCAACTTTTTCAAGTGGAGAAAATAATTTTAAAAAAAGTGAATTTAGAAAAAATCGAACTAAGATAAAAAATCCTGTAAAAATTCAGATTTCGGATTTGGAAGACCTTGAAATTGAAAACCGCGCTGTTGAAATTGAAGGAAAAATTTTTAAAGTTGATGTTAGAGAAACTAAAAATAAAACTTTGATGTATGACTTTTTAGTAACTGACTACAATGATTCCATAGGTTGCAGAATTTTTTTGAATCCAAAGGATGAAGCGCAAGTTGCAATACTTAAAGTGGATGACTGGGTAAAAGTAGTGGGGTATTACGAAGAGTATAATGGTGAAAAATATATAAGAGTACAAGATTTGGAAGCGATTGAATCGAAAGACGAAAAAAAAGAGGACAATGCGTCGAAAAAGAGAGTTGAGCTTCACGCTCACACAAATATGAGTGAAATGAGCGGAGTTATGTCAATCAAAGATTATGCAAAAAGAGCGAAAGAATTTGGACATAGTGCTATCGCTGTTACGGATTTTGGAGTTGTACATTCATTTCCGTTTGCATTTAAAGAAGCGGATGAAAATTTTAAAATCATCTACGGAGTGGAAGCGTATGTTGTAGATGATGAAGCTCAAATGATTACCAATCCAAAAGATATGGGAATTGAAGAAGAAACATATGTCGTATTCGATATTGAAACTACTGGATTTGATCCATTTAATGATAAGATAATCGAAATTGGGGCAGTAAAAATGAAGGGGAAAAAGATTATTGGCGAATTTTCTGAATTTGTAAATCCTAAAATTCCTATTCCTGAAGAAATTGTAAAACTTACTTCAATTACTGATGAAATGGTAAAAGATGCTCCTGACATCAAAACAATTTTGCCAAAATTTTTAGAATTTTGTGGTGATTCCACAGTTGTTGCACATAATGCCAAATTTGACGTGGGATTTATTAAGCAAAAATCAAGTGACCAAAATTTAGAGTTTTCTCCAAGCGTGGTTGACACTCTTCCACTTGCAAGAGCGCTTCTTACCAAGGAACAAAGGTTTGGACTGGCAAATTTGACTAAATATTTTGGAATAACATTAGAATCACATCACAGAGCGATTGACGATGCAAGAGCAACTGCTGAAGTTTTTCAGAAATTTTTTAATATGATTATAACAAAAGGAATTCTGACACTAAAAGATATAAATATGAATCTTCAGCCAAATATTCAAAATGCTGAAATATTGAATACGATGATTTTGGTAAAAAATCAAAAAGGATTAAGGGATTTATATGAGTTAATTTCCAAATCGCACATTGACTACTTTGGGATGAGAAAACCGCGAATTCCAAAAACATTATTGAAACAAATGAGGGAAAATTTACTTCTTGCAAGTTCAGCAACTGGGATATATGGAAATAGAGGGGAACTCATAAATCTTTATTTGCGTGGAGAAACAGAAGAAATTGAAGAAAAAGCAAAATTTTATGACTATATAGAGATACACCCACCAATTACATATAATGAACTGGTAGAAAAAAATACGAGTGAAATTGAGAATTTAGAAGTAATAAAAGAAATGAATAAATATTTTTATGATTTAGGGAAAAGATTGGGAAAAATAGTTGTTGCTACAGGAGATGTACATTATTTGGACAAAAGAGAAGCAATTAACAGAAATGTTTTACTTTTGGGAAGTGGAAATTTAAGAAAAACTAAATTTGTCGATGGTTCAAGATACGAATTTTTTGATAGAGAATTATATTTTAGGACAACTGAAGAAATGCTTGAAGAATTTAAATATTTGGGCGATGAAATTGCTAATGAAATTGTTGTCAAAAATACAAATAAAATTGCTGATATGATTGATGCTGGAATAAGACCGGTTCCTGAAGGATTTTATCCACCGAAGATAAAAGGGGCTGAAGAGTTAGTAAGAAAAATGACTTATGATAAATTAGAGGAGCTTTATGGTAACGATGTTGACCAAGTTTTGAAAGAAAGACTGGAGAAAGAGTTAAATTCGATTATTGGAAATGGCTTTTCCGTACTTTATTTAATTGCACAAATATTGGTTAAAAAATCGGTAAGAAAAGGATATTTAGTTGGTTCCCGTGGTTCAGTCGGTTCGTCCATTGTCGCTTACCTTATGGGAATTACTGAAGTAAATGGACTTTATCCACACTACAGATGTCCAAAATGTAAACATACTGAATTTATGAATGAAGAAGGAGACGGAGTTGACTATCCTGATAAAAATTGTCCAAAATGTGGTACGAAATATATAAAAGATGGACATGCAATACCATTTGAAGTGTTTATGGGATTTAATGGAGAAAAAGTACCAGATATTGATTTAAATTTTTCTGGAGAGTATCAAGGGAAAATTCACAAATATACTGAATGGTTATTTAATTCGGATGCCCTTAAAAATATTGAAAATGTTGAAGATATTGAAAAAATTATAGATTTTGAAGATTTTGAGAATCCTGAAAATTCTGAATATCCTGAAAATTCTGAAAACGTATTTCGTGCTGGGACAATTTCCACATTAGCTGAAAAAAATGCTTTTGGTTATGTAAAAAAATATTTGGAAGAGAGTGAAGGGACGGAAAATATCAAGGAGAGAAAGGCTGAAGTAACAAGACTTGCGATGGGCTGTGAAGGAGCTAGAAAAACTACTGGACAACATCCCGGTGGAATGATAGTAGTTCCAAAAGATAAGTCAATTTACGATTTTTGTCCCGTACAAAGACCTGCAAATGACATGAATTCAACTTTCAAAACGACACATTTTGACTATCATGTGATGGACGAACAGTTAGTAAAATTGGATATTTTAGGACATGATGATCCGACTACGCTTAGAATTTTACAAGATTTGACAGGAGTGGACATCTATAAAATTCCTCTTGACGATAAAAGGGTTATGAGCCTTTTTAGCGGCACTGAAGCACTTGGGGTAAGTCCAGATGATATAGGTTCTCCAACTGGGACTTCAGGAATTCCAGAATTTGGTACATCTTTTGTGAAAAAAATGCTAGTTGACACAAGACCAAAGACATTTGCGGAATTAGTTAGAATTTCGGGACTTTCGCACGGAACGGATGTCTGGTTAAATAATGCACAAGATTATGTAAGAAGTGGAGTTGCAACATTGAGCCAGATTATAACGGTGAGAGATGACATTATGAATAAACTTATCGACGACGGACTCGATAAATCTTTAGCTTTTAAAATTATGGAATTTGTGAGAAAAGGGCGACCTACAAAAGATCCTGATAAATGGAAAGAGTACTCAGCATTGATGAAAGAAAAAGGTGTCGAGCAGTGGTACATAGATTCTTGTGAAAAAATAAAATACATGTTTCCAAAAGGACACGCTGTGGCGTATGTTATGATGGCGGTGAGAATTGCATATTTTAAAGTTCATTATCCTGTGGAATTTTATACAGCTTTTTTAAATAGAAAAGTCGGAGATTTTAAAATGACTGCGATGTTTTTTGAAAAGAAAAAATCTGGTACAGAAGAAGATTCACCTTCTCTAAAAAAAATAAAAAATTTAAGAAAGAAGCTGGAATCAAATCCAAATTTAAATGCAAAACAAAAGCAGGAATTATTTTTGTATGAAATTTTAATAGAAATGAATTATCGTAACATTGAACTTGCAAAGCCAAATGTTTTGACATCCGACGCAAAGCTTTTCACGATAACAGAAGATAAAAAAATTCAGTTGCCGCTCATTGCGGTGGACGGACTTGGCGAATCTGTCGCTGAAAAAATTGTATCAGAGCGAGAAAAAGATCCATTTTTGTCTCTGGAAGATTTGACGAAGAGAACGAAGTTAAATAAAACCGTATTAAAAATACTGGAAGATTATGAATGCGTGGAAGGAATACAAAAAGAAAATCAAGGAAAATTATTTTAG
- a CDS encoding tetratricopeptide repeat protein has protein sequence MNIFEKKIKINELTNLRNNLMKEGNVTKEVEVLKELAPLIEEVFGEKSDENIKILNEVGGTLKYVGEYDTAKNALLKAQKFIVEKYGKDSVPYATCSLNLAEVYRFMKKYDQTEEIYLNAMKIYEKNNLQNDYVYASVCNNLALFYQELSQFEKAISLQEKSLKILEEKGDNPIQYAITLSNLVLPYIKVKNLKKANEYLKKALNLIEIEVGKSHNLYSAILNNIASFYFEEGEYKKALELFNESLEICRNTFGENSNNYKNILENIKIVKEK, from the coding sequence ATGAATATATTTGAGAAAAAAATAAAAATTAACGAACTTACAAATTTAAGAAATAATCTCATGAAAGAAGGAAATGTTACAAAGGAAGTTGAAGTTTTAAAAGAATTGGCACCGCTTATTGAAGAAGTTTTCGGTGAGAAAAGTGATGAAAATATAAAAATTTTAAATGAAGTTGGAGGAACTCTAAAATATGTAGGAGAATACGATACCGCCAAAAATGCTCTATTAAAAGCGCAAAAATTTATTGTTGAAAAATATGGAAAAGATAGCGTTCCTTACGCCACTTGCAGCTTAAATTTAGCTGAAGTTTACAGATTTATGAAAAAATACGATCAAACAGAAGAAATTTATTTAAATGCAATGAAAATTTATGAGAAAAATAATTTACAAAATGACTATGTTTATGCAAGTGTGTGCAATAATTTAGCTCTTTTTTATCAAGAACTTTCACAATTTGAAAAAGCAATTTCACTACAGGAAAAAAGTTTAAAAATTTTGGAAGAAAAAGGTGATAATCCAATTCAGTATGCAATAACATTAAGTAATCTTGTATTGCCTTACATAAAAGTAAAAAATTTAAAAAAAGCAAACGAATATCTAAAAAAAGCGCTAAACTTAATTGAAATCGAAGTTGGAAAGTCGCATAACTTGTATTCCGCTATTCTAAACAATATCGCAAGTTTTTACTTTGAAGAAGGTGAATACAAAAAAGCTCTGGAACTTTTTAACGAAAGTTTGGAAATTTGCAGAAATACTTTCGGTGAAAATAGTAACAACTACAAAAATATCTTGGAAAATATAAAAATTGTAAAGGAAAAATAG